The Halalkalibaculum roseum genome window below encodes:
- a CDS encoding carboxymuconolactone decarboxylase family protein, whose amino-acid sequence MNFTIYTTENAPEESKPLLDAAKDKFGFLPNLLGEFAESPALLEGYLQLNDIVGKTSFSEIEQQLAILAVSVENKCHYCTAVHSTILKNQLNVDESVVESVRKEETLVNPKLNTLVSFVRKVVAERGFISENDLESFLEAGYTKQQALEVNLIVALKTISNYTNHLADTPLDEAFQPDKLEFATA is encoded by the coding sequence ATGAACTTCACAATTTATACAACCGAAAATGCACCTGAAGAATCAAAACCTCTGCTGGATGCAGCCAAGGATAAGTTTGGATTTTTGCCAAACCTACTTGGAGAGTTTGCCGAGTCACCTGCACTCCTTGAAGGCTACCTACAGTTAAACGATATTGTAGGCAAGACCAGTTTCAGCGAGATTGAACAACAGCTGGCTATCCTTGCAGTAAGTGTAGAAAACAAGTGCCACTATTGCACTGCTGTACACTCAACCATCTTAAAGAATCAGCTGAATGTTGATGAATCGGTAGTTGAGTCAGTACGCAAAGAAGAAACCCTGGTAAATCCCAAGCTCAATACTTTAGTAAGCTTTGTGAGAAAAGTAGTAGCAGAAAGAGGATTTATCAGCGAAAATGATCTGGAAAGCTTCCTGGAGGCAGGCTATACCAAACAGCAGGCCCTGGAAGTAAATCTCATCGTGGCACTGAAAACAATAAGCAATTACACTAATCATCTGGCTGATACGCCGCTGGACGAAGCTTTTCAACCCGATAAGCTTGAATTTGCAACCGCTTAG